Proteins encoded by one window of Pseudokineococcus lusitanus:
- a CDS encoding NUDIX hydrolase encodes MPGPLPGPPPGPVPGVAGHPAGGTHRADPVRAAGALCWHVRGGVLRVLLVHRPRYDDWSFPKGKLEAGEPAAVAAVREVAEETGLRIALGRPLPTARYVLGTSRSERDRGRSERVVKQVQYWAAHVPQGTSPRPPRPHEVDRTAWVDVEEAARRLTRRGDQVQLRALVAAHREGALETWPLVVVRHGHARPTTVWAHDEADRPLVGAGRREAAQLAVLLRSWAPARVVSSPWERCLQTVRPFVEATGTRLRTKGRLTESAHRRDPGKVAAYTAKLVAKGRPVVLCTHRPVLATVLATLAERAAHPGAAEAVPSDDPWLAPGEALVAHVCRRTERVVAVERHRPLP; translated from the coding sequence GTGCCCGGCCCCCTGCCCGGGCCGCCCCCGGGCCCGGTCCCGGGGGTCGCCGGCCACCCGGCGGGCGGCACCCACCGCGCCGACCCCGTCCGCGCCGCCGGCGCCCTGTGCTGGCACGTGCGCGGCGGCGTCCTGCGGGTGCTCCTCGTGCACCGCCCGCGGTACGACGACTGGTCGTTCCCCAAGGGCAAGCTCGAGGCGGGCGAGCCCGCGGCCGTCGCCGCCGTCCGCGAGGTCGCCGAGGAGACGGGGCTGCGCATCGCGCTCGGCCGCCCGCTGCCCACGGCGCGGTACGTGCTGGGCACCAGCCGGTCCGAGCGCGACCGCGGCCGGTCCGAGCGCGTCGTCAAGCAGGTGCAGTACTGGGCCGCGCACGTCCCGCAGGGCACCTCGCCCCGCCCGCCGCGGCCCCACGAGGTGGACCGGACGGCCTGGGTCGACGTCGAGGAGGCCGCGCGGCGGCTGACCCGCCGCGGCGACCAGGTCCAGCTGCGCGCGCTCGTCGCGGCCCACCGCGAGGGGGCGCTGGAGACGTGGCCGCTCGTCGTCGTCCGGCACGGCCACGCCCGTCCCACGACGGTGTGGGCGCACGACGAGGCCGACCGCCCGCTCGTGGGCGCCGGGCGCCGCGAGGCCGCACAGCTCGCCGTCCTCCTCCGCTCGTGGGCCCCCGCCCGCGTCGTCTCGAGCCCGTGGGAGCGGTGCCTGCAGACGGTGCGTCCCTTCGTCGAGGCCACGGGCACCCGGCTGCGGACGAAGGGCCGGCTCACCGAGTCGGCGCACCGCCGTGACCCGGGGAAGGTGGCCGCGTACACGGCGAAGCTCGTGGCCAAGGGGCGGCCGGTGGTGCTGTGCACGCACCGTCCCGTCCTCGCGACGGTGCTCGCGACGCTCGCCGAGCGCGCCGCGCACCCCGGTGCGGCAGAGGCGGTCCCGAGCGACGACCCCTGGCTGGCGCCCGGCGAGGCCCTCGTGGCGCACGTGTGCCGCCGCACCGAGCGGGTGGTCGCGGTGGAGCGGCACCGCCCCCTCCCCTGA
- the pstS gene encoding phosphate ABC transporter substrate-binding protein PstS: protein MRSTTSRAARAALATTSAAALALSLAACSAANEPDASGGGAGDPSASGEAPEGGGDLSGDLNGAGASSQQAAVQAWVAGFNSQNPDVTVNYEPSGSGAGREQFLAGAVSFAGSDAYLDDEELTQAESVCTDGAIDIPVYVSPIAVVYNLEGVEDLQLSPATIAGIFNQTITSWDAPEIAADNPDATLPAQAITPVNRSDDSGTTENFTEFLSATAPDVWTEEPDGVFPIAGGEAAQGTSGVISAVQAGAGAIGYADASQAADLGVVAVGVGDDFVLPTEEAAATALDVSTRVEGRPEGDIAIDIDRTTTEAGAYPVILVSYGIACKGYEDAATGELVAAWMSYVVSEDGQAASEEAAGSAPISDELRAEAEDSIALIAGS from the coding sequence ATGCGCAGCACCACCTCGCGCGCGGCGCGCGCCGCCCTGGCGACGACGTCCGCCGCGGCCCTCGCCCTCTCCCTCGCCGCCTGCAGCGCGGCCAACGAGCCCGACGCCTCGGGCGGCGGCGCGGGAGACCCCAGCGCCTCCGGCGAGGCCCCTGAGGGCGGCGGCGACCTCTCCGGCGACCTCAACGGTGCGGGCGCCAGCTCGCAGCAGGCCGCCGTCCAGGCGTGGGTCGCGGGCTTCAACAGCCAGAACCCCGACGTGACGGTCAACTACGAGCCCTCCGGCTCCGGCGCCGGCCGCGAGCAGTTCCTCGCGGGCGCCGTGAGCTTCGCCGGCTCCGACGCCTACCTGGACGACGAGGAGCTGACCCAGGCCGAGTCGGTCTGCACGGACGGGGCGATCGACATCCCCGTCTACGTCTCCCCCATCGCCGTCGTCTACAACCTCGAGGGCGTCGAGGACCTGCAGCTCTCGCCCGCGACGATCGCCGGCATCTTCAACCAGACCATCACCTCGTGGGACGCCCCCGAGATCGCGGCCGACAACCCCGACGCGACCCTCCCCGCGCAGGCCATCACCCCGGTCAACCGCTCCGACGACTCCGGCACCACGGAGAACTTCACGGAGTTCCTCTCGGCCACGGCGCCCGACGTCTGGACCGAGGAGCCCGACGGCGTCTTCCCGATCGCCGGCGGCGAGGCCGCCCAGGGCACGTCCGGCGTCATCTCGGCCGTCCAGGCGGGCGCCGGCGCCATCGGCTACGCCGACGCGAGCCAGGCCGCCGACCTCGGCGTCGTCGCGGTCGGCGTGGGCGACGACTTCGTCCTGCCCACCGAGGAGGCCGCCGCCACGGCGCTCGACGTCTCCACCCGCGTCGAGGGTCGGCCCGAGGGCGACATCGCCATCGACATCGACCGGACGACGACCGAGGCCGGCGCCTACCCGGTGATCCTCGTGAGCTACGGCATCGCCTGCAAGGGCTACGAGGACGCCGCCACGGGCGAGCTCGTCGCGGCCTGGATGTCCTACGTCGTGTCCGAGGACGGCCAGGCCGCCTCCGAGGAGGCCGCCGGCTCCGCGCCGATCTCGGACGAGCTCCGCGCCGAGGCCG